One Thamnophis elegans isolate rThaEle1 chromosome 2, rThaEle1.pri, whole genome shotgun sequence genomic window, AGAAAGGAGATTCATGGGCTCCCAAAACCACGGAACCGGCATTTGATCTCCGCCTGGCTTCTCGCGGATGCCACTTGCGGAGCTCGCTCTCCAGAGCAGATGCAGCACCCAGCAGAGGCTGCGCTGCATAGCCCCCCCCAAACTTGCCCCCACGGCCGAGATTTCACTCCAGGTGCCAGCAGGGGGCGCTCTCTTGGCTGCCGACAGCCACTGCGCATGCTCTCCCTCGGCTTGATCTGGTGGTTCCGGCTGAGAGTTGCTGCTTAGGATTCTGGTGGGGGCGGGGCAAGAGGGGCTCCCGCGACTCAGATCCCCCCCAGGGGAGGGAACGAGATTCTGAGGTTGGAGGGAGCGGGAAACCTGCTCCATAACTGCTCTTGGCTGTGCATAGTGGAGATCCAACAATGgggcagtggggaggagagaaggaagcctAAAGGCTCGATCTCCATTTAAATTCAGATTCCTGGAAGGGCTTTTGGAGAGCCAGCGGAGACCAGTTGCCCGGCGGTGCCAGTGGCTGAAAGATTCCTTCTGATCCTGGCAGAGGAGAAGCAGCAGGAAAAGTCCCAGGTGAAAGAAGCTTCTTTTGGGGAACATGGAGGGATCTTCACTTGCTTGAATTATTTCATATGTCCCTGATAGGGTTTTGGAGATTAATAATCCGAGTAAATATTTAGAGAACCTCATTAGCTAAATTGTTCTTGAGTTCTTCCAAAGAGTATCTCCTTTGGAGCGATTCTCCCATTGGGTCCCATCCTTCTCCACTGATGGTCACAAGGGTTTTGTGGGCAAAAGATAAAATCCAGATCCTCTTTTGTCCTGTTTTCTTAACTGCTCTCCTTTGCTTATATTTCAGGTTCGGAGGCCCTTCCAGGAATGGGGAGTAATTGGATGGATCGCACAAATCTTTCTCAGCTTTCTTTCAGAGGGATCCCCGAGGATAAAAGTCAGGATACCTCACTAGGTAAGAAAAGACTGTTCCACTGGATTGGAGACTTTCTAGAAAGATTCCAGTTATCCTTAATTCTCTTCTTGGGTCTTAATCATTGGACTTAGTAGAAGGTGACCCTATAAGAAAGCTAGAACTCCCTCTTCAAGCTAGAAGACTTAAGGCGCACAAAGGAATTCCCTCCCTTCAGAGCAAGCCTAGGATTTGCCTTTCACACAAAACTGACTCTTGTAGGGGCCACCTTGAGTTGCATTctggctcttcctcttcctccatcatGAGAGATTTCTCTGTTCCCAATGATGTGGAAAAGAGCAAAACCCTATTTTTGGGTTTCCTTAAGAAGAGATAGTTTTGCTTAATTCCTACCTGCCCTAGCAGGCATGCTTCCTGAGTTTCTAGAACATCACTAATTTCTCTGGTTTCAAAatcagagaggaagggggggggggatttacacTGATTGAGCAAATGCTTTGGTTGCCAAGAGTATATAATTCCATGTGTTATTCCAAAAGGTTAAGAGAATAATCCAATTGATGTTCCTTCTTCAGTATGTGGTGGGTTTGGTCTTCTCCTTTCACTCTTGGCTCCCAAGATGGAGCCTATGAAAGTTAGCATGTAGAAGAGGCAAAAATGTTTTTCTGGGCAGGAcaggaagaaatataaagtttTGCCTTCAATCTAGAAAAGATGAAGTTGAACCATTTCCTGTTTCCATCCTGTCTCTCTCTTGCCAGTGGAGAACATAGGATCATCGTTCTTCAGTGAATCATCTCCTTCTATGGGTGGAACTGAAAGTGCCACTGGATTCCCAATTCAGGTAGGAAAGTTGAGATTAGCAGCTAATATGGGAGAAGAATAAGAAACCTCTAGTTTCCTTTGCATATGATAGTTTCAAAGTAGGCCTAACAGTTATCAAAGTTTTGGAAATGTATGGGATTCTTTAGTGGTTGTATAATTCTTGTTTCAACAAATGCCACATGGCTCTCCATGTTGCCTGTCAGGACACATGAATAGTCAAGCTAAATCTCTTTATGGTAAGCATAATTTTGTTTTCATGTCATTGGAGAATGGGATAAAAAGAGGAGAGGCAGAAAATGCTTTGTGTATAATCTGCACCTTGATGTCTGGAAGTGTCTTTCCAGTATTTTCATGAAAGTTCATGAGAGTGAGCAAGACTGACCCTTCAAAGAACCACAAAGACCATTTGGTTACTATGTCCCCTAGAGATCccatagaacagtggtgggttgcaggcgatacgccccagtataccagtgcctgctgggagcgttccagtacagtgctccggatgGCCCGCCTACCCACTcttgctccttactggtatttgaggttttccgGACTTACATGgcccctgcgtgatgctccgccaagcagctggagccttGCGGGCAGTaagtgcgcatgtgcgtgctgcgcacgttcatgtggtggataccTGGCCCCATTGcttaccagttgcaacgggatccagaacccgcCACTGCCATATAACCTCTTGCAAATATCATGAAGTGCTGGAGTCACTGGTAGATGTTGTATCTAAGGCACTCTCTGCCACTTGATCAAGGCAGGTTGATAATATTGAAGGTCAGCAGAGTCAGTCAAGATAATAAAACATACATTAAATGAATGTGAGCAGTAGGCTGTGAATTCTGCCCTTTTTATCATATAATGTGTTGAGTCCACCTAGGAAAATGTCCAATCAAGAATTTTCACTTTGGCTtttagtcccaaagatgcttttttttttaatgaggcaactggactttctcatttttctttgaagacgtttcgcttctcatccaagaagcttcacttTGTCCTTTTAGGATTTGCAGATTGAATGACATATTGCAAATTCTATCGAGTCTGCTCACTGGGATTCTTCCTTCTTTAGGGTCCTGTGTCCTTTGGGGAGGTGGCCATCCATTTCAACAATGAAGAATGGCTGCTGCTTGATCCCAGCCAGAAAGCCCTGTATCAAGAAGTCATGTTGGAAACGTCTAGAATGGTGACCTCTTTAGGTAAGGGTTCCTCTAGAGGAAACATCACAGCAAGGTGTCAGTAGATATGTTATTTACAACGTAGATCTATacgtaacttttaaaaaattcttatttCTAATTAATTCCAGTCCCCCTTCATGGTCTTATAAGTAGCACAATTTCATTTAGAAGAAGGAAATCAGTGTGATGACTAGCAAAGATTGACATTCAGTCTTGTGGTCATCTTTGGTCCTGGGGTCATTACTGCAGAGTTATTGGCAAGATGTTCAGGGAGATGATGTTTTTGCCTGTTGTAATTGTCCTATTCAGCAACAAATTTTGTCCTGCTTTGTGTTATAATGACATATGTTGTCTTATTGAAAGCAACTTGGGTGCCTCATGGTTGAGGCAATTTGTGCGCCACATTCTGATGACAAGATCTGTTCCTGCTTAAATTTTTAATTGCCAAGAATGAGGGTTATATGCAGCCATACTAGTCCTTTAAGTTAATAACTAATATGCATGTTGTCATTTCCCTAGTTGCTTTCTCCACAGATGTCCAGTAGTAGATAAATCTGTGCATAGGGACACCAAAGTGAGGTTGTAgattattctaatttatttttcttccccccACAAGCATCTGATGTGCAGAAGAAGGAAAACGACCAAAAGCCAAATTTGGTGCCATTGCAAATAATCAAAACTAAAATTCCTGAGGAGACCTCTACACGtaagtggggagggaggaaacatGAAAAGAAGCACAATTGGAGAGAGAAAACTATTCTTGAATGtgtggaaatggatcatttcctgACCGAAAGTGATTCCAAAGAAAATATGGGGAAATCTCAAAGTAGAAAAAGATTCAAAGCAAAGCCCAATGTTAGTAACCGCTGCAAAACTGAAAAAAGCTCCAGCATTAATAATGTTACTTCACATAAAATGAACCAGGCAAGCGAGAAGCCCTACAACGTTGTGGACTGTGGAAAAAGTGTTGGGTGGAGGGATAATTTAACTTCTCAAAAAAGAGTACATTCAGGGGGCAAACGCTATAAGTGCCTAGAGTCTGGAAAGAACTTCAGGTACAGAGCGCATCTGAAATCCCACAAAAGGAACCATACAGCAGGAAAATCTTATAAATGGGTGGATTGTGGAAAAAGGTTTAATGTGAAGAGTTCCCTTACCTCCCATCAAAGGATACATACTGGAGAAAACCCCTTTAAATGCatagaatgtggaaagagcttcaccaGTAGTAGTTACCTGATATGCCACAAAAGGATCCATTCAGGGGAAAAACCTTATAAATGTGTGGATTGTGGACAAATGTTCAGTATGAAGAATTCTCTTACTTACCATAAAAGGATGCATACTGGAGAAAAACCCTTTAAATGCCTAcagtgtgggaagagcttcagcACTAGTAGTTACCTGATAtgccataaaaggatccattcaggggaaaaaccctataaatgcatggaatgtggaaaaagCTTCAGCTGGAAGAATTCTCTTATTTACCATAAAAGAATGCATACTGGAGAAAAACCCTTTAAATGCATACaatgtgggaagagcttcagGACTAGTAGTTACCTGATAtgccataaaaggatccattcaGGGGGAAAACCCTATAAATGTTTAGACTGTGGAAAAACCTTCAGGACAAACACTTCTTTTACTATGCATAAATGGATCCATgtgggagagaaaccctttaaatgcatagagtgtgggaaaagatttaaaaagagTGCTCGCCTCGCTTCCCATAAATTGATCCATgcgggagagaaaccctttaaatgcatagaatgtggaaagagcttcagcagTAGTAGTTACCTGATATGCCACAAAAGGATCCATTCAGGGGAAAAACCTTATAAATGTGTGGATTGTGGACAAATGTTCAGTATGAAGAATTCTCTTACTTACCATAAAAGGATGCATACTGGAGAAAAGCCCTTTAAATGCCTAcagtgtgggaagagcttcagcACTAGTAGTTACCTGATAtgccataaaaggatccattcaggggaaaaaccctataaatgcatggaatgtggaaaaagCTTCAGCTGGAAGAATTCTCTTATTTACCATAAAAGAATGCATACTGGAGAAAAACCCTTTAAATGCATACaatgtgggaagagcttcagGACTAGTAGTTACCTGATAtgccataaaaggatccattcaGGGGGAAAACCCTATAAATGTTTAGACTGTGGAAAAACCTTCAGGACAAACACTTCTTTTACTATGCATAAACGGATCCAtatgggagagaaaccctttaaatgcatagagtgtgggaaaagatttaaaaagagTGCCAGCCTCGCTACCCATAAATTGATCCATaggggagagaaaccctttaaatgcatAGAGTGTGGAAAGTGCTTTAGGCAGAATGGTGGCCTTGCTTCCCATCAAAGGATTCATATGGGAGAGAAACCCTATAAGTGTatagagtgtggaaagacctacAGAAATAGAAATCAACTGACATCCCACAAAAGGATCCATTCAGGTGAAAAACCTTATAAATGCACCGAGTGTGGAAAACCCTTCAGGACTTGCAGTTCCCTTGCTTCCCATAAACGgatccatacaggagag contains:
- the LOC116503333 gene encoding zinc finger protein 493-like produces the protein MGSNWMDRTNLSQLSFRGIPEDKSQDTSLVENIGSSFFSESSPSMGGTESATGFPIQGPVSFGEVAIHFNNEEWLLLDPSQKALYQEVMLETSRMVTSLASDVQKKENDQKPNLVPLQIIKTKIPEETSTRKWGGRKHEKKHNWREKTILECVEMDHFLTESDSKENMGKSQSRKRFKAKPNVSNRCKTEKSSSINNVTSHKMNQASEKPYNVVDCGKSVGWRDNLTSQKRVHSGGKRYKCLESGKNFRYRAHLKSHKRNHTAGKSYKWVDCGKRFNVKSSLTSHQRIHTGENPFKCIECGKSFTSSSYLICHKRIHSGEKPYKCVDCGQMFSMKNSLTYHKRMHTGEKPFKCLQCGKSFSTSSYLICHKRIHSGEKPYKCMECGKSFSWKNSLIYHKRMHTGEKPFKCIQCGKSFRTSSYLICHKRIHSGGKPYKCLDCGKTFRTNTSFTMHKWIHVGEKPFKCIECGKRFKKSARLASHKLIHAGEKPFKCIECGKSFSSSSYLICHKRIHSGEKPYKCVDCGQMFSMKNSLTYHKRMHTGEKPFKCLQCGKSFSTSSYLICHKRIHSGEKPYKCMECGKSFSWKNSLIYHKRMHTGEKPFKCIQCGKSFRTSSYLICHKRIHSGGKPYKCLDCGKTFRTNTSFTMHKRIHMGEKPFKCIECGKRFKKSASLATHKLIHRGEKPFKCIECGKCFRQNGGLASHQRIHMGEKPYKCIECGKTYRNRNQLTSHKRIHSGEKPYKCTECGKPFRTCSSLASHKRIHTGEKPYKCTECGKSFSVKCSLTSHKRIHTGEKPYKCLDCEKSFTQSSSLASHKRIHTEERSYKCMECGKSYKNSSYLTFHQRLHTGNKSYTCLECGKSFAIKTSLTVHERLHTGEKPYKCLECGKSFSQSSHLSFHNKMHTGEKPYKCTDCGKTYATSSHLTYHKRSHTGEKPYKCLECGKSFSDKRSLTSHSRIHTGEKSYVCNECGKSLSTSKSLSYHISTHTRKKLH